The following is a genomic window from Mesotoga sp. UBA6090.
TCACTGGAGTTACGAATATTGCTCTCGAAGGTATTATGCTCATGGGAGCGTTTACCTCTATTGTTTTCACCCTCCTTTCAGGCAATGCGTGGATTGGAGTTCTGATGGCAGTGATTATTGGAACAGGGTTCACCTGGTTCCACGCCTGGGCTAGCATAAGGTGGTCTGCAAACCAAATTGTCAGTGCCACTGCCCTTGTAATAATTGCCCAAGGGACAACGTCCTTTTTGATGATTCCAATATTCGGAAATGAAGGCCAGACTGATTTCATTGGTAGAGTTGCGTATCTGGAAGCCGGTTGGCTGAAGGAAATTCCTTTCATTGGGGATATTTTCGGTTCTATGAGTCCTTTTACCTATCTTGCAATCATCTCCGTAGCGGCGAGCTGGTTCCTGATGTACAAGACACCTCTGGGACTGAGAATGAGAGCCGTTGGAGAAAACCCAGAGGCCGCTGATACGCTTGGAATAAACGTATTCAAGATAAGATATTTCGGGGTTCTTATGAGCGGTGTCTTTGCCAGTCTTGCAGGAGCTTTTCTATCTGTTGGAGAGCTCGGAAGGTTTGTTGAGAATATGATTCATGGAAGAGGGTTTATTGCTCTTGCGGCGATGATTCTGGGCAACTGGAATCCAGTGGGCGCGATGTGGGCCGCGATTTTGTTCGGAGCAGCAGAAGCGATGAATCTTCAGCTACAAAGCAGTTCGATCGTTTCGGTATCTGCAAGTGTCAAACCACTTTTCAACATGCTTCCTTTTGTCGTTACACTTATAGTGGTGGGCGGTTTTATTGGGAAGACAAGATCCCCGGCAGCTTCGGGAACGCCTTACGAAAAGGAATCATGATAAAAAGGAAGAGGCCCCTCGCGGCCTCCTCTCCTACGCCATCCTTAGTGCCCGCTGAAGTCGATTAAGCGTCTTATTTCTTCCAAGAAGAAATATAACATCTACAAGTTCGGGCCCTTCTTCGGTCGATGTAAGGATATACCTTAAAGTCATGTAGAAACCCTTTCTATCTGGTTTCATCTCTTTTATGATAGCTCTAATAGTCCCGACTATTTCATCATTATTCCAGGAATCGAGATATTCTACTCTATCTTTAAAGGCTTCAAGAGCCCTGTAAACTCCCTTTTCGCTATCATTGGATGGACTGAAAGGAGTCAACTCAGGGTCGTCGAAATACAACCTCATTTTCTCGGGTACTTCAGAAAGTGTCTCAACACCTTTTCGAACAGAGTCAATAGCTCTTCTTAACCATTTTCTGTTTGCAACAACCTCTTCTGAAGTCATAAGATTCGATTCCACAATGAAGGGGATTGTCAGATTCGTTATCCTGTCAAGATCGGTCTCTCGAATGTAAACCCCATTCATCCACCTTAACTTGGCATCGTCAAAGATCGCCGCGC
Proteins encoded in this region:
- a CDS encoding ABC transporter permease: TGVTNIALEGIMLMGAFTSIVFTLLSGNAWIGVLMAVIIGTGFTWFHAWASIRWSANQIVSATALVIIAQGTTSFLMIPIFGNEGQTDFIGRVAYLEAGWLKEIPFIGDIFGSMSPFTYLAIISVAASWFLMYKTPLGLRMRAVGENPEAADTLGINVFKIRYFGVLMSGVFASLAGAFLSVGELGRFVENMIHGRGFIALAAMILGNWNPVGAMWAAILFGAAEAMNLQLQSSSIVSVSASVKPLFNMLPFVVTLIVVGGFIGKTRSPAASGTPYEKES